In Paramormyrops kingsleyae isolate MSU_618 chromosome 13, PKINGS_0.4, whole genome shotgun sequence, a single window of DNA contains:
- the LOC111841323 gene encoding coiled-coil domain-containing protein 106-like, translated as MHKGLNIIHTLTQVKLYGIAPSLDVYTNWDNCKDIQDPPELHVGFRSGITVIKIQTMSLDHEDDGVAPTAQLSIASRQSTNLSKMDEKRKATRCGRKITTQSKYSSREYVVSARKNVQTESTANSSERLQPAIQQTSETGGAPTLQIALDKAKLTIEMQKQKILHLQEKVDSLTDDKNFLRARLEDALLRHEAVMSPGQALSASSSNTAASKEKVSSDESSDSSESSDSSDSEPRTKKKKKDKKRRNKKKSKKLRVDFRRVKNPEDSIKRYHKVLHLVNGGFTKAEAYNKINVDRNTIVMQAPIAELAVANPEEYKAVRATFKMGESIQKFSDVCLARCLAQPNVDMIKKLKESSALLDISKK; from the exons ATGCACAAGGGcttaaacataatacacacattAACCCAAGTAAAACTTTATGGTATTGCACCATCTTTGGATGTATATACAAACTGGGATAACTGTAAAGATATCCAAGACCCACCAGAGCTTCACGTAGGGTTTAGAAGTGGaattacagtaataaaaatccAAACTATGTCATTAGACCACGAGGACGATGGGGTGGCGCCAACCGCACAATTAAGCATAGCTTCGCGCCAATCAACAAATTTGAGCAAGATGGATGAGAAGAGAAAGGCAACGCGTTGTGGGAGGAAAATTACCACACAAAGCAAGTACAGCTCACGTGAATATG TTGTATCTGCACGCAAGAATGTTCAGACTGAAAGTACAGCTAACTCATCAGAAA GACTTCAGCCTGCAATACAGCAAACCAGTGAAACAGGAG GTGCACCCACTTTGCAGATTGCTCTTGACAAAGCAAAACTAACAATAGAGATGCAAAAGCAGAAGATTCTTCATCTTCAGGAAAAAGTTGACTCCCTGACAGATGACAAAAATTTTCTCAGAGCAAGATTAGAGGATG CACTTCTGAGGCATGAAGCCGTAATGTCTCCTGGACAGGCACTGTCTGCATCTTCATCCAATACTGCTGCATCCAAGGAGAAGGTGTCCAGTGATGAATCTTCTGATTCCTCAGAATCTTCAGATTCATCAGATTCCGAACCAAGaacaaagaagaagaaaaaggataaaaaacgaagaaacaagaaaaaatccaAGAAACTGAGGGTTGATTTTAGAAGAG TAAAAAACCCTGAAGACTCCATCAAACGCTACCACAAAGTGTTACACCTGGTAAATGGTGGCTTCACTAAAGCTGAAGCGTACAACAAAATTAATGTTGACAGAAACACAATTGTCATGCAAGCCCCCATTGCTGAGTTGGCAGTTGCAAATCCCGAAGAATACAAAGCAGTGAGAGCCACTTTTAAAATGGGAGAAAGCATCCAAAAATTTTCTGATGTCTGTCTTGCAAGGTGCCTGGCTCAGCCTAATGTAGACATGATAAAAAAATTGAAAGAGAGCAGTGCCCTTCTTGATATATCAAAGAAGTGA